In Panicum virgatum strain AP13 chromosome 4N, P.virgatum_v5, whole genome shotgun sequence, a single window of DNA contains:
- the LOC120668874 gene encoding uncharacterized protein LOC120668874 codes for MGAASEKLSFEKGRPPGGGNRRNRATVVERESRGDFVGFWKGKGGGHRFGSVRFGGLFGLRLGQACWASDCGPHTISFLLLVAPAAAPSLHRRSRVRRPECVLGEEGAAAGVVVGGGGRGEERGGAGEVEGGQAMRLTQTGDGGGAGGLRPLGCVGRQESTRTYARVARPLFSSSASTSIYWCPLPRSPPRHTCVDWYSFLIWLAAAKLLSSQHMGCDLL; via the exons ATGGGCGCCGCCTCGGAGAAGCTTAGCTTCGAGAAGGGGAGGCCGCCGGGAGGGGGGAATCGGAGGAATCGGGCGACCGTTGTTGAGAGAGAATCCCGAGGGGATTTTGTTGGATTCTGGAAGGGGaaaggcggcggccaccggttcggttcggttcggttcggtggGCTGTTCGGCTTACGGTTGGGCCAGGCCTGTTGGGCCTCGGATTGTGGGCCCCACAcaatctccttcctcctcttggtcgcaccggccgccgctccatCTCTTCACCGCCGGTCGCGCGTGCGCCGGCCGGAGTGCGTGCTaggggaggagggagcggcggccggggtggtggtcgGTGGCGGGGGCAGGGGCGAGGAGAGGGGCGGAGCCGGCGAGGTCGAAGGCGGGCAGGCAATGCGGCTGACGCAGAccggggatggcggcggcgcaggaggccTTAGACCGCTCGGGTGCGTCGGGAGGCAGGAGAGCACACGGACATATGCCAGGGTTGCGCGACCATTATTCTCATCCTCGGCGAGCACCTCCATCTACTGGTGCCCCCTGCCGCGCTCCCCACCGCGCCATACATGTGTTGATTGGTATTCTTTCTTG ATCTGGCTGGCCGCTGCGAAGCTGTTGTCTAGCCAACACATGGGATGTGATCTG TTGTGA